The sequence CCGGCGGGACCGCTCGATCCGGCGGCGCTCGCCGCGCATCCGATCATCACCTTCTCGCGGGGCACGCTGCCCTATGCCGAGCTCGAGCGGCGCCTGCCGCTCGACGGGCTGCCGCCGCCGCTGCTGCACGCCTGCGCCTCGCTGTCGACGACGCTGCACCTCGCCCGGGACGGGTTCGGCATCGGCCTCCTGCCCGCGCCGATGGCGGCGGGGGATCTCGCGCGGGGCGCGCTGCGGCGGGTCGAGACGACGGAGGCCGCGCACATGTCGGACCTCGCCTTCGCCGTCGCGCATCTGGCCCGGCAGGACCGCGCGGCCATGGCGGCCTTGGTCGAGGCGGCGCGGGAGGCGATCGCGGAGCAGCCCGCGTGATCGACTGAAGAGATCGTCATGATCAGTTTTTGATCGATTGACGCGATTTGGAGGCGGTGGAACACTTTCCCCATCGTGAGGCCCGCCCGCGGGCCGATCAGGGGAGAGCCGCGATGGACCGGATCGAGAGCCCCGACGAGCTGCGCCGGCAGGTCCGCGCCGGCGCCTTCCGGCGACCCACGACCGGCCACGCGCCCGGCTTCCTGCAGGGCAACCTCGCCATCCTGCCTCAGGCCTTCGCCGCGGATTTCCTCGCCTTCTGCGCCAAGAACCCGAAGCCCTGCCCGCTGCTCGGCGTCTCCGAGCCCGGCGACCCGCGCCTGCCCGCGCTCGCCGAGGACCTCGACATCCGCACCGACGTGCCGGGCTACCGCGTCTTCCGCAACGGCGGCGAGCCGGAGCGGGTCGGCGATCTGCGCGCGCTGTGGCGCGAGGACCTCGTGACCTTCGTGCTCGGCTGCTCGTTCTCGTTCGAGGAGAGCCTGGCGCGGGCGCGCATCCCGGTGCGGCACATCGCGGCCGGGCGGAACGTGCCGATGTACGTGACCAATCTCGAGACGCACCGCGCCGGCCCCTTCGGCGGACCGATGGTGGTGTCCATGCGCGCCTTCGCGCCGGCGGACGCGATCCGCGCCGTCGTGCTCTCCGAGCGTCAGCCGCTGGCCCACGGCGCGCCGGTCCATTTCGGCGACCCGGCGGCGATCGGCATCCGCGATCTCGCCGATCCCGAGTTCGGGGATCCGCCGGTCATGGCGCCGGGGGACGTCCCCGTGTTCTGGGCCTGCGGGGTCACGCCCCAGGTCGCGATCCGCGGGGCCCGGCCCGATCTCGCGATCACCCACGAGCCGGGACACATGCTCGTCACCGACCGTCCGGCGGAGGGGGCCGGCATCGGCCTGTGACGCCGACCGCTTTCGAGACGCGCTCGGGAGAGCGCGAAACAAGAGGGGAGACGAAAACCATGCACGCGATGATGAAGCGCAGCCTGCTCGCCGGCGCGAGCCTTCTCGTGGCGGCCTCCGCCGTCCAGGCGCAGGAGATCGACGAGGTCACGCTGTCGGTCGTCGGCTCCTGGTCGAGCCTGCCGCTCTACCAGAAGTTCGAGGAGCCGTTCTGGACCGAGCACCTGCCGGAGGCCTCCGACGGCGCGATCACGGTCGAGATGACGACCTTCAACCAGCTCGGCTCGTCGGGCGGCGACGTGTTCCGGCTCCTCTCCGAGGGCGTCTTCGACGTCGGCATGACGGTGGCGGACTACACGGTCGCCGACGCGCCGGAGCTCGAGGGCCTGGACGTGCCGCTCATCGCGACCGACGCCGCCGCGGCGCGCGAGGCGGTGGACGCCGCGCGGCCGATGGTCGAGGACATCATGCGCGAGCGCTTCGGCGCGAAGCTCCTGGCCATCGCCCCCTATCCGCCGCAGGTCGTCTTCTGCAACGACGAGCTCTCCTCGCTCGCCGATCTCGAGGGCCGCAAGGTCCGCGGCTCGGGCCGCATGACGACGCAGTTCCTCGAGGCGCTGGGCGCCGAGGGCATCAACCTCGCCTTCTCGGAGGTGCCGGGCGCGCTCGAGCGCGGCATCGTCGACTGCGCCATCACCGGCGCGGGCTCGGGGCTCTCCGCCGGCTGGTGGGAGAGCGCCGACTACCTGATGACGCTGCCGCTCGGCGGCTGGGACCCGGTCGTCACCGCCATGAACCTGGAGCGCTGGGAAAGCCTCTCGCCGGCGACGCAGGAGTTCCTGACGGCGCAGATCTCGGAGCATTTCGAGGGCCCGGCCTGGGCCGACGCGCAGGGCGCGCTCGAGCGCGACGTCGCCTGCCTCACCGGCGGCGAATGCGCGGTGGAGACCGAGGCGGCGATGACGCTGGTCGAGGCGAGCGAGGAGGACCGGCAGACCGCGCTCGCGGTGCTGCAGGAGACGGTGCTCCCCGACTGGGCCGAGCGCGCCGGCGACGAATGGGCCACGCGCTGGAACGAGAGCGTCGGCGCCGCGACCGGCGTGGAGATCCCGCTGAACTGAGCGGCAGCATCGGCGCCGGCATCTCCCCGCAGGGGAGGTGGACCGCGCGGAGCGCGGGCCGGAGGGGACCGCAGGTGCTGCGCGCCCCACCCGCCGGCCTGCGGCCGTCGACCTCCCCTGCGGGGAGGTGGCGGCTTCGCCCGATAACGAGGACACCCCCATGCCGGACGCCTCCCCCCCGCCCTGGCCGCTGCGCCTCGTCGCTGTGCTGGCGCGGATCAACCGGGGCATCGCCATCGTCTGCGGGCTCGTGCTGCTCGTCGCGATGGCGCTGATCCTCGCCGAGATCGTCATGCGCCAGGCCGCCGGCCACGGCATCGGCGGGGCGGACGAGATCTCCGGCTACGTCATGGCCGGGATCGCGGCCTGGGGCTTCTCCTACGCGCTCGTCGAGCGCGCGCACGTGCGCATCGACGTGCTGACGGGGCGCCTCCCGCTCCCGGGGCGCTCGATCTTCGATCTCGTGGCGCTCGCCGGGCTCACGGCGGTGGCGGGGACCGTCACAGCCTATGGCTGGCGCGTGCTGGAGACCACGCTGTCGCGCGGCTCGCGGGCGAACACGCCGCTCGAGACGCCGCTGTGGATCCCGCAATCGATCTGGCTCTCGGGCTGGGCCTGGCTCACGCTGGTCGCGGCGCTCCTGACGCTCGCCACCGCCGCCCTCGTCGCCACGGGACGCTTCCGCGAAGCCGAGCGCGCCGCCGGCGTCGCGGCGGAAGCCGGAGGAGACACGCCGTGATCGTCTCGGTCGCCTCCGCGCTGCTGGCGCTGCTCGCCCTCTCGCTTCCCGTCGGCGTGGTGCTGTTCCTCCTCGGCTTCGGGGTGGACTGGTTCTTCTCCGCCTTTCCGCTGATGCGCGGCCTCGGCCAGGTGGTCTATTCCGCCTCCGATTCCTTTCTCCTGATCGCGATCCCCTTCTTCGTGCTGCTCGGCGAGATCCTGGTGCGGGCGGGGATCGCGGAGCGCACCTACAAGGCGCTCGACGCCTGGTTCTCCTGGCTGCCCGGCGGGCTGATCCACGCCAATATCGGGACCGCGACCATGTTCTCGGCGACGTCGGGCTCCTCCGTCGCCACCGCGGCGACGGTCGCGACCGTGGCGATGCCGCAGGCGCGGGCGCTCGGCTACGACCAGCGGCTCTTCGCCGGCGCCATCGCCGCGGGCGGCACGCTCGGCATCATGATCCCGCCCTCGATCAACCTGATCGTCTACGGCTTCCTCACCGAGAGCTCGATCCCCAAGCTGTTCCTCGCGGGCCTCGTCCCCGGCCTCGCCATGGCGGCGGTCTTCATGCTGATCACGGCCGTGCTATGCCGAGTGCGCCCCGAGCTCGGCGGCCCGAGCCGGCACGCCTCCTGGGGCGAGCGCGTGCGCGGGCTGCGCCATCTCCTGCCGCTCGTCGCGCTCTTCGCCGTCGTCATCGGCTCGATCTACCGTGGCTGGGCGACGCCCACCGAGAGCGCCGCCATCGGCGTCGCCATGGCGCTCGCCATCGCGGCGGCGAACCGGACGCTCACCCTCGCCGTTCTGATCGAGGCGCTGCTGGGCACCGTGAAGATCACGGCCATGGTGATGTTCGTCATCGTCGGCGCCTACTTCCTCAACTACACGCTCGGCGCCGCCGGGCTGGGGCGGGAGCTCACGGCGATGCTCGAGGGGCTGGGGCTCGGGCCCTACGGCACGCTCTTCGTCATCGTCGCCCTCTACATCGTGCTCGGCTTCTTCATCGAGACGATGGCGCTGATGATCGCGACGATCCCCATCGTCGTGCCGATCGTCGCGGGGCTCGACTTCGGCATGTCGCCGGGGGACGCCAAGATCTGGTTCGGCATCCTTCTGATCGTGCTCGTCGAGATGGCGCTGATCACGCCGCCGGTGGGGCTCAACCTCTACGTCGTGCACGGGTCCAACCCCGGCGGGCGCTTCTCCGACGTGATGATCGGCGCCGTGCCCTACGTGCTGGCCATGCTCGCCATGGTGGGCGTGCTGATCCTGTTCCCGTCGATCGCCCTGTTCCTCCCGAACCTGTGAGAGTGTCCCGAATGAGCGCCACGCTCGCCTTCGCCACGCCCGAGAACGGGCTCGTCGAGATCACCGTCACCCGCGCCGTCGTGGCCGGCTGGACCGCGCGCGACCGCGCCGCCGTCGACCACCACATCGCGGAGCTCGCGGAGATCGGCGTGCCCCCGCCCTCGACGGCGCCGCTCTACTACCGCGTCGCCGCCGCCCTCCTCACCCAGGAGGAGGCGATCGAGGTGGTGGGCGAGGCCACCTCGGGCGAGGTCGAGCCCGTGGTGATCGCCGACGCCGAGGGGCGGCCGTGGCTCACCGTCGGCTCGGACCACACCGACCGGGCGCTGGAGGCGACCTCGGTGGCGCTCTCCAAGCAGGTCTGCGCCAAGCCGATCGGGCGCACCGCCTGGCCGCTCGACGCGGTGGCGGATCGCCTCGACGGGCTGACCCTCACCTCCTTCGTCCAGGAGGGCGACGGCCGGGACTGGACGCCCTATCAGGCGGGCTCGCTCGCCGCGATCCGCCCGCTCGCCGAGCTGATCGCCGGCTGCCCGCTCGCGGAGAACGGCCGGCTGCCTCCGGGAACGGCGATGCTCTGCGGCACGCTGCCCGTCCTGTCCGGCGGCGTGCGCCCGGCCCACGCCATGCGCCTCGAGATCGCCGACGGCGAGCGGCGCCTCACCCACGGCTACGCCACGCGCGCCCTGCCCGTCGTGGCCTGAGGCCCGCCGGTGGGCCTCGACCTCGGCGTCTTTCTCGTCCGCGCCGCCGCGACGGCGGGGATCGTGATCGCGATCACGCTCGCCGTCGGCCGGCTCGGCGCGCGCCGCGGCGGCGTGCTCGCCGGGCTGCCGATCGTGCTCGGCCCGGGGTTCGTCGTGCTCGCGGCGACGGAGCCGGACGCCTATGTCGCCGAGGCCGCGACCTATGCGCTGCTCTCGCTGACCGCGACGCAGGCCTTCATGCTCGCCTATTCGGGCGTCGCGCGAGCGGGCGTCGGCGTGGCCGCGGCGCTCGCGGGCGCGGTGCTCGCCTGGCTCGCCTGCGCCGCCGTGTTCACGCAGGTCGAGGCCGGCGCCGTCGGAGCGCTGCTCGCGTTCCTCGCCGCGACGGCGCTTTCGCACGCCGCGCACCGGCGCCTCGCGCTGGTCGAGACCCCGGTCCGCGGCCGGGACGGGCCCGCCCTCCTCCTCATGCGCGGAACGCTCGCCGGCGCGCTCGTCGGCGCGGTGACGGCCGCTTCCTCGTGGCTGGGCCCCGCCCTCGCGGGTCTCGCCATGGCCTATCCCGTCGGCATGACGGTGATCGCCGCGACCATCCACCGGCGTCACGGCGCGCCGACGGCGATCGCGACGCTCGGCGCCGTCGCGATCGGAACCGGGAGCCTCGCGGCCTTCTGCCTCGCGATCGCCGTGCTGGCGCTGCCGCTGGGAGCGGGAATCGCCACGGCGACGGGCCTCGCCGGCGCCATGGCGACGACGGCCGTCCTGTTTCGCGCGAGCCGGGCGCGGGCCCCGCCCGCCGACGAGCGGCCGCGGCGCTGAGGCGCCCGCCCGCCTCCCGCGGCCACGTGCATTCGAAGCCCGATGACGCGCTTTCGGTTGCAGAACGGAAGAGAAGCGCGTATTCTTGCGTCCGGTTCGCTGGAATCAGAGGTCGGCGGCTCGCGAGGCGCGCGTCGGTGGGGACGGCGTCGCCAGGTAATCCGTCCGACGGATGTACAAGCGAGCAATGCGCGAAGCACAAGTTACGTAAAGTTAGGTTTCGCTTTACGCTCAAGCATTTGCGTCATAGCCGGCGAGGGTCTATCACGATACGAAAAACCCGTCACAGAGCGGAAGAGGGGATGTCATGACGCGCCGGCACTACAAAAATCGTTGTCTCGCCTTCCTGCCGGATGCGGATCTCGAACGTCTCGAGCGAAGGCTGCAGCCGGTGACGTTCGAGATCGGGGACGTCGTGCTCGAGCCCGATCAGCCGATCGCCCGCGTCGTCTTCCTGGAAAGCGGCCTCGTCTCGTACGTGACCGTGATGGAGGACGGATCGTCCGTCGAGAGCCTGACGATCGGTCCCGAGGGCGCGATCGGCCTGATGGGCGGCACGGGCGCACCGCATACGCTGCGTCAGGCGCGCGTGAGCGTCGAGGGCCACGGCTTCGCCCTGCCGCTCGCGGACATGCAGGCCGCGATGCTCGAGAGCCCGATGCTGCGGGAGATGGTGCTGCGGGCGAATGCGGCGACGATCGGCAAGCTCCTGCAGCTCGTGGCCTGCAATGCCAAGCACGGGCTCGAGCAGCGTTTCGCGCGGCGTCTCCTCGCCTGCTGCGACGCGTCCGACGCGCGTCGCTTCGCGCTGACGCAGGAAGCCCTGGCCGAGACCCTCGGCGTGCGCCGCACCAGCGTCACCGCCGCCGCCCGGACGCTGCGGGCGGAGGGTTTGATCGGCTACCGTCACGGCCGCGTGTGGATCGAGAATCCGCAGGGGCTGGAGGCACGAGCCTGCGAGTGCCGGGCGGTGATTCGCGCGGATCTCGAATCGCTGCTCCCGCTCGACGCGCCCGCGCCGGTCCAGCCGAAAATCGGAAACGTCGCAAGCCGTTAAAGGCGAATTAGGCTCTGCTCGCTATCCCTTTTAGCAAATCCTGCCTAAGGGGAAGCATAAGCAATGTCGCGTTTCGCTCGGTTGTCGATCTCGATCAAGCTGATGATCCCGATCGCGTTGTTCGTGGTTCTCACGGCCGCGATCGGCCTCTTCGCCGTTCTTCAGCTCGGGGCCCTGAACGCCACCACGCAGCAGGTGGTCGAGGACGATGCGGAAACGCTCTATCTCGCGGCGCGCGTCTCCGAGAACATGACTCGTTCGCAGCTCGCCGCGTACGAGATCATGTGGGCCTCGAGCGAGGCCGAGCGGACGCGGCTGACCGAGCTGCAAGGCGCCGAGCTGGCGGAAGCGCAGCGTCGCCTCGCCAGCCTCGCGACGCTGCGCCCCGGGCCGCAGACGAGCGAGATCGTCTCGAGCCAGCAGATGTACGCGGAGACCCTAGCGCAGGTGGCCTCGATCGCGCTCGCCAGCGGCCCCGAGGCCGCCCAGGCGACGCTCGAGATGGTGGCCGTTCCCCTCTTCGAGCGCATCGACGAGGTGCTGGAAGAGGTCGTCATGACGCAGCGCCGCAATCTCGGCACAGCCGCCGAAAGCTCGCAATCGGCCTTCGAGCAGAGCCGGCTGACGACGCTCGCCGTCGTCGCCATCGGCGCGATCCTGGCGGCCGTGATCGCGTTCGTGCTCGTGCGCGTTCAGGTGGCCGGTCCCGTGCGCGCGATGACCGGGACCATGGCGCGTCTCGCCGAGGGCGACCTCTCCGTCGAGGTGCCGAGCGCCGGGCGCGGCGACGAGATCGGCGCCATGGCGCGCGCCGTCGGCGTGTTCAAGGAGAGCGCCCTCGAGCGCGAGCGCCTCGCCGCGGCCGAGCAGGCGGAGCAGGCGGCCAAGGAGCGCCGTGCCGAGACGCTCGATGCGCTGATGCGCGGCTTCGAGGGCAAGACGAAGGCTCTCGTCGAGACCCTCTCAGCCGCGGCCGGCGAGATGGAGAAGACCGCCCGCGCCATGTCCTCGACGGCCGAGGAGGCGACCTCCCGGACCGCCGCCGTCGCAGCGTCCGCCGAGCAGACCTCCGCCAACGTCCAGACCGTCGCCGTCGCCACCGAGGAGCTCGCCGCCTCCGCCAAGGAGATCGGCGCGCAGGTGACCCATTCGGCCGAGATCGCCAGGACCGCCGTCGCCCGGGCCTCCGAGACCAACGCCACGGTCGAGGCTCTCGACGAGAGCGCGAGCCGGATCGGCGACGTCGTCGAGCTGATCTCGCAGATCGCGGGGCAGACGAACCTCCTCGCGCTCAACGCCACGATCGAGGCGGCGCGTGCGGGCGAGGCCGGCAAGGGCTTCGCGGTGGTCGCCGCGGAGGTGAAGAATCTCGCCGAGCAGACCTCTCGCGCCACAGAGGAGATCGCGGCCCAGATCTCCCGGATCCAGGGCTCGACCAAGGACGCGGTAGCCGCCATCCAGGGCATCGGCACGACGATCTCCGAGGTCAGCGACATCGCGACCGCCATCGCCTCGGCGGTGGAGGAGCAGCAATCCGCGACCCGCGAGATCGCCCGCAACGTGTCGGAAGCCGCCCGCGGCACCGAGGAGGTGACCGGCAACATCGGCGACGTCCAGGGCGCCGCCAGCCAGACCGGGGCCGCCGCCGCGCAGGTCCTGTCCGCGGCGGACGCGCTGGCGCGCGACACGGACGCGCTCGCGAGCGAGGTGCAGACCTTCCTCACCGAGATCAAGGCCGCCTGAGCCCCAGCCGAGAGTGCGCCTCGTGACGAGCACCGTGCCGACTCGCCTCGTCTATCACAGCCGCATCGCCGAGGGCGTGGATGCCGCGGAGCTGGCGGCGATCGTCGAGGCGAGCCGGAACCGCAACAGAACGGCCGGGATCACCGGCGGCCTGGTCCTGTACCGCGGCGTGTTCATGCAGGCGCTGGAGGGAGACTCGGTCGCGATCGGCGATCTCTTCCTGCGGCTGCTCGACGATCCCCGCCACGAGGCGGTGACGCTGGTGCAGCTCGCGCCCGTCGCCGAGCGAACCCTGCCCGAGGTCTGGCTCTCGCTCCTCGACGACGAGGACGCGGTCGAGGAGCTGCTCGCCCGCCACGACCTGCGGCCTCCCTTCGATCCGCGCGCTCTCGACGCCGACGCCATGACGCGGCTGGTGTCGGACGCCTGCCTCGCCAGGGCCTATCTTCTCGATTGACGACGGCCGCGCTCGCAAAGCGCGCGACCAGTTCCCATATCGACGGCATCGGCCTCCAAAGGGTCGAGACCCGAACTCGGCGCGGCTCCCTCGTGGGCCGCGCCTTTTTTCGTCCGCGCTCCTCCGTGATCGCACGGACCCCGGCGGCTCTTGCCTCTCCTCTCTATTAGCTTATTCTAATGTTCACAGGAAAGGGAGGCTCACATGACCCTCGACAGGCTCGTTCTCGGTTTCGCCGGCTTCATGGTTCTCGTCTCGCTCGTGCTGACGCTGACCGTGTCGGTGCATTTCGTCTGGCTCACCGCCTTTGTGGGCGTGAACCTGATCCAGTCCTCGATCACCGGCTTCTGCCCCGCCGCGGCCCTGTTCCGCAGGCTCGGCGTCAGGCCCGGGACGGCGTTCTGATCGATCAGGCCGCGGCGGCGGCGCGGCGGCGGGCGGCCTCGCGCGCGAGCGTGAGGAGATCCGTCCCCGGCTCGCCGCGCCGACGCAGCACCATTGCGACCCCGATCTGCCAGGCGAGCGTCGCGAGAAAGACCGCGCCGGCGGCGCCGAGCGCGGCGTAGGTCGGGACGAGCAGGAGGCTCGCCGCGGCGAGCACCGCGAGCGCCATCACGCACAAGGCCGCATTCTGCGCCTGCGCCCCCGTCAGCGTCAGCATCGTGACGCTCGGGCCCGCGATCGCCCGCACGGCCTGCGCGGCCAGCAGCAGGACGAGCACCCCCGCCCCTGCCCCGAATTCCGGCCCGAACAGCCCGAGCACCGGCCCTCCCAGCGCGAGCGCGCCGAGCGTCGCCGCGAGCGTCGCCGCGACGGGCAGGATCACCGCCTTGCGCATGGCCGAGCCGAGCCGGGCGGCGTCGCCCGCGCGGCGAGCGTCGGCGAGATCGGGCGAGGCGACGTGGTGGGCGGCCTGCACGAGGAAGCCGACCAGGAAGGACAGCTTCAGGCACAAGCCGAATACGGCGGTGTCCGCCTTCGCCATCAGCGGCGCGGCGAGAACGATCGCGACGTCGGCGAAGGCGCCCACGAAGAGCGCCACGATGGCCGCTCCCCAGGCTTCGCGCCTCCAGCGACGGGACAGCCGGGGGCGAACCGGCGCCGACGGGACGCGCGGCACGAGCCGCGACGCGAGCGCGGTCTGCACCAGCGCGACGCCGGCCGT comes from Salinarimonas sp. and encodes:
- a CDS encoding putative hydro-lyase, producing MDRIESPDELRRQVRAGAFRRPTTGHAPGFLQGNLAILPQAFAADFLAFCAKNPKPCPLLGVSEPGDPRLPALAEDLDIRTDVPGYRVFRNGGEPERVGDLRALWREDLVTFVLGCSFSFEESLARARIPVRHIAAGRNVPMYVTNLETHRAGPFGGPMVVSMRAFAPADAIRAVVLSERQPLAHGAPVHFGDPAAIGIRDLADPEFGDPPVMAPGDVPVFWACGVTPQVAIRGARPDLAITHEPGHMLVTDRPAEGAGIGL
- a CDS encoding TRAP transporter substrate-binding protein; its protein translation is MHAMMKRSLLAGASLLVAASAVQAQEIDEVTLSVVGSWSSLPLYQKFEEPFWTEHLPEASDGAITVEMTTFNQLGSSGGDVFRLLSEGVFDVGMTVADYTVADAPELEGLDVPLIATDAAAAREAVDAARPMVEDIMRERFGAKLLAIAPYPPQVVFCNDELSSLADLEGRKVRGSGRMTTQFLEALGAEGINLAFSEVPGALERGIVDCAITGAGSGLSAGWWESADYLMTLPLGGWDPVVTAMNLERWESLSPATQEFLTAQISEHFEGPAWADAQGALERDVACLTGGECAVETEAAMTLVEASEEDRQTALAVLQETVLPDWAERAGDEWATRWNESVGAATGVEIPLN
- a CDS encoding TRAP transporter small permease translates to MPDASPPPWPLRLVAVLARINRGIAIVCGLVLLVAMALILAEIVMRQAAGHGIGGADEISGYVMAGIAAWGFSYALVERAHVRIDVLTGRLPLPGRSIFDLVALAGLTAVAGTVTAYGWRVLETTLSRGSRANTPLETPLWIPQSIWLSGWAWLTLVAALLTLATAALVATGRFREAERAAGVAAEAGGDTP
- a CDS encoding TRAP transporter large permease translates to MIVSVASALLALLALSLPVGVVLFLLGFGVDWFFSAFPLMRGLGQVVYSASDSFLLIAIPFFVLLGEILVRAGIAERTYKALDAWFSWLPGGLIHANIGTATMFSATSGSSVATAATVATVAMPQARALGYDQRLFAGAIAAGGTLGIMIPPSINLIVYGFLTESSIPKLFLAGLVPGLAMAAVFMLITAVLCRVRPELGGPSRHASWGERVRGLRHLLPLVALFAVVIGSIYRGWATPTESAAIGVAMALAIAAANRTLTLAVLIEALLGTVKITAMVMFVIVGAYFLNYTLGAAGLGRELTAMLEGLGLGPYGTLFVIVALYIVLGFFIETMALMIATIPIVVPIVAGLDFGMSPGDAKIWFGILLIVLVEMALITPPVGLNLYVVHGSNPGGRFSDVMIGAVPYVLAMLAMVGVLILFPSIALFLPNL
- a CDS encoding DUF2848 domain-containing protein, whose amino-acid sequence is MSATLAFATPENGLVEITVTRAVVAGWTARDRAAVDHHIAELAEIGVPPPSTAPLYYRVAAALLTQEEAIEVVGEATSGEVEPVVIADAEGRPWLTVGSDHTDRALEATSVALSKQVCAKPIGRTAWPLDAVADRLDGLTLTSFVQEGDGRDWTPYQAGSLAAIRPLAELIAGCPLAENGRLPPGTAMLCGTLPVLSGGVRPAHAMRLEIADGERRLTHGYATRALPVVA
- a CDS encoding Crp/Fnr family transcriptional regulator, which gives rise to MTRRHYKNRCLAFLPDADLERLERRLQPVTFEIGDVVLEPDQPIARVVFLESGLVSYVTVMEDGSSVESLTIGPEGAIGLMGGTGAPHTLRQARVSVEGHGFALPLADMQAAMLESPMLREMVLRANAATIGKLLQLVACNAKHGLEQRFARRLLACCDASDARRFALTQEALAETLGVRRTSVTAAARTLRAEGLIGYRHGRVWIENPQGLEARACECRAVIRADLESLLPLDAPAPVQPKIGNVASR
- a CDS encoding methyl-accepting chemotaxis protein; this translates as MSRFARLSISIKLMIPIALFVVLTAAIGLFAVLQLGALNATTQQVVEDDAETLYLAARVSENMTRSQLAAYEIMWASSEAERTRLTELQGAELAEAQRRLASLATLRPGPQTSEIVSSQQMYAETLAQVASIALASGPEAAQATLEMVAVPLFERIDEVLEEVVMTQRRNLGTAAESSQSAFEQSRLTTLAVVAIGAILAAVIAFVLVRVQVAGPVRAMTGTMARLAEGDLSVEVPSAGRGDEIGAMARAVGVFKESALERERLAAAEQAEQAAKERRAETLDALMRGFEGKTKALVETLSAAAGEMEKTARAMSSTAEEATSRTAAVAASAEQTSANVQTVAVATEELAASAKEIGAQVTHSAEIARTAVARASETNATVEALDESASRIGDVVELISQIAGQTNLLALNATIEAARAGEAGKGFAVVAAEVKNLAEQTSRATEEIAAQISRIQGSTKDAVAAIQGIGTTISEVSDIATAIASAVEEQQSATREIARNVSEAARGTEEVTGNIGDVQGAASQTGAAAAQVLSAADALARDTDALASEVQTFLTEIKAA
- a CDS encoding BLUF domain-containing protein, which translates into the protein MTSTVPTRLVYHSRIAEGVDAAELAAIVEASRNRNRTAGITGGLVLYRGVFMQALEGDSVAIGDLFLRLLDDPRHEAVTLVQLAPVAERTLPEVWLSLLDDEDAVEELLARHDLRPPFDPRALDADAMTRLVSDACLARAYLLD
- a CDS encoding DUF2892 domain-containing protein; protein product: MTLDRLVLGFAGFMVLVSLVLTLTVSVHFVWLTAFVGVNLIQSSITGFCPAAALFRRLGVRPGTAF
- a CDS encoding lipopolysaccharide biosynthesis protein, which gives rise to MPSRIERLFASSVTVTAVRLVGAGAGFLAQLVMAKNLGATALGLFYAVTSLITVLAMLAIQGYPAVTTRFVARYRERPSLTAAFVRAAARHAALGTAVAAAGLAGVALAWPFESGEIRAGLLIGAACLPFLAMLGHSAAVAAANRRFDIAYVPESLARPVLFLAGVVALAALGAPASGPLVIGLFAAVTAGVALVQTALASRLVPRVPSAPVRPRLSRRWRREAWGAAIVALFVGAFADVAIVLAAPLMAKADTAVFGLCLKLSFLVGFLVQAAHHVASPDLADARRAGDAARLGSAMRKAVILPVAATLAATLGALALGGPVLGLFGPEFGAGAGVLVLLLAAQAVRAIAGPSVTMLTLTGAQAQNAALCVMALAVLAAASLLLVPTYAALGAAGAVFLATLAWQIGVAMVLRRRGEPGTDLLTLAREAARRRAAAAA